The region AAACCAAAGGATAAAGGGGTTCAAGCATATGGTGacggaagaagatttgactttgggtggtgggaacgcaatgcaatacacagaggatgtatcatagaattgtacacttgaaacataattGTATTGACCAATGCCACCCCAAAAAtgtaactaaaaagaaaaaatattgtttatctgACTTTCAAATTTGTGCCCTGAATTTCATGTGGAGCCAGTCCAGGCCACAGCACACACCACCCCTCGCTGCCCACTGCTCTTCCCATCATCGCCTCCATCCCTTCctaggggtggagagaggaagtggggacaCCTGGCCCCTCCATGGGGCAATGCAACGGTCCCCAGGCTTCAGGCTATAAGAAGGCCAGGTGGGCACAGGGGACAGAGACACCGGAGCCCCCGCCTCACCATGGCCCAAAGCTGCAGACCCTTCGGCCCTGCCCTTGCTTTCATCCTGCTGACCCTGATGCTAGGCGGTGAGTGGCTCCACATGTCTGCCCGTCAGTCTGTCCCTGGGAACCCATTCCTGCCTCTCGACTGTGCCCTTGACCCAAGTGGCCCTTTCATCCTCATGGAGGGGGCAGCCGGGGTAGGTAGACCCATTTTCAGAGGAGGAGACTGACGTCCAGAGTGGTgaggagcccagagcccagagcgaCCCAGGAGGTGAGGTCACTGGGCATGCTCCGGGAACTGTAAAGCCAAGTTGGGTCCAGATACAGCTGTGCCCTGGCAGGGGTGTTGCAGGCCCCCcttcctttctgtgcctcagctgGCAAAAAGCATGTGAGGAGCCCTTGACCCATGGGTTCTTGGTGGGGGTTCAAGGGCTAACCGGCCCGGTGGGGTGGGTCTCCTCCTCGGCACTCACCAACCCCACCCCTGCATGTCCCCAGGCTCCATGCTGGCCTCTAAGATCGTGGGTGGCCGGCGGGCCAGGCCCCACGCATGGCCCTTCATGGTGTCCCTACAGCGGCGTGGAAACCACTTCTGTGGTGGCACCCTAGTGGCCCAGAACTTTGTCATGTCAGCCGCCCACTGTGTGAATAGCAGGTAAGTGACTCCCGAGCACACCTTCCCCCTTTAGGCCCTCTGTTTCCACTTCGGTCAAACCTGGGTGGGAgctagggggaggggagtgagactAGGGCCTGGGCTCCTCCAGGGAGACCCCATTAATTCATTTTCTCCACCAGGCCCAAGTGGCTGCATTCAGCCAAGGGGCCCAAGGCCCTGTCCCAGGGGGCGAGGCACCTCATGGGAATGGGGCGAGTCTCGACTGAGCTCTGGAGCCTCTCTGCCACCCTCAAAGTGCAGAGCCACCCCAAATCGCCTGCACTCACTTTGTCACAGAGACTTCCAGACGGTGCAGGTGGTGCTGGGCGCACACAACCTGGGGAGGTCTGAGCCCACCCGGCAGGTGTTCAGGGTCCAGCAAGTCTTTGAAAACGGCTTCGACCGCCAGAGGCTGCTGAATGACATCGTGATTCTACAGGTgcggggctgggtgggcagaCAAGGGACACTCCAGGGGTGAGGAAGGGATGCCCTAGCAGGTGCAAAGACCCAGGGGTCTGAGGCTTGCAGAGGTCAAGGAAGAGGCTACAGACTGGGGGAGCATCTGGCTCTAACTGGCCAGGTCATCCCTGTGCCTCGGTGTCCGGCTGTGTAAACTGGGAAAGAAGCCCCACCTGGCAGGGCTGTGTAGCAAGGGAACACGAGGATGCAGAGAGATCTGAACAGTTGTCTGCTACCAGACTGTTGTGACTCTTCGTGCCCTGTGGCCAAGGGCAGGGACAGTCCCTGTTTTTGTGAAATGGGGCAAACTTCCCCACATTCAGACTGCTGGGAGACGGGAGAGAGAAACCTTCCCTTCCCACTGTGCATGGAGTTACGATTATTCTCTGTAATGTCCTAGAACCAGGGTTTTCTTGTCCTTGGTGTTGCCTGCAGCTTGGTGTATCGGGTCCCTACTGCTTATTACACTCAAGAGATGTCCAGGGTCGCCCTGAGCCACTTGCTCCtacttcacagatggggaaacagaggctcaggatGGGAACATCTTGGAGGGTGGGCATCCTACTCCACAGAATCCCAGAACCACCGTGGGGCCTCAGATGGGGAAATGGACCCGGAGAGGGGACAGCCCCATGTGACTCTTCGGTTCTCTCCCCTGTCCACCGCAGCTCAACGGGTCAGCCACCATCAACGCCAACGTGCAGGTGGCCAGGCTGCCTGAGCAGGGCCAAGGCGTGGAGAGTGGGGTGCGGTGCGTGGCCATGGGGTGGGGCAAGCTGGGCATGAACCGGCCAGCAGCCAGAGTCCTGCAGGAGCTCAACGTGACCGTGGTGTCATTCCTCTGCCGCCCCACAAACGTGTGCACACTGGTGCAGCGCCGGAGGGCCGGCATCTGCTTCGTAAGTATCTGCCATTCCCcctctcagcccccaccccactcccacctgggCTGCAGCAACCAGGACTGCAAGCCAGACTCCAGGGAGGACTTCACAACCCTGAAAGGAAGTGGATGGGGGGCTCTGGAAGCATAGCTCCTAACCTCCCCTGGTTCTTTGTGCAGGGGGACTCCGGTGGGCCCCTGATCTGCAACGGACTGATCCACGGGATCGACTCCTTCATCAGGGGAGGCTGTGGCTCTGGCTACTTCCCAGATTCCTTTGCCGCCGTGGCACAGTACGCAGACTGGATAAACTCCATCATCCGCCGCCATGATGCCCACCCTCAACTCCACCCCAGGGACCCTGAGAGTAGGACCTTTTAGAAAGGACTGCCCTGGTCACCCCACCTCACCTGCCCCTCACCAGGCCCATCCCATGGTGCACTATGCAGCATCTGGCACAATAAAAACCCTCTCTGTTTTGTAGGAAGTGTCTGGGTGTTTGTTGGCTGTGCAATTGAAGATTGAAAGTAGTCAGGAGAGTGTCTTGGACATCTCACCAGTATgctgccaccagggggcagcaaaGCCAGTCCACTGGGGTAAGAAGCTTCTTTCCCCCCACCTGCAGTAAAAGGATGCCAGTTGCCACTTCTGGTTTCCCTCCCATAAAACCCACTTACACATGGTGACAAAGCACTGCGGCAGGTGTTTGCTGAGCACTGACCAGGTGCAGAAATCATTCTCGGTCTTTGCTAGTGTTGGAGCTCTCCTTGGCCCCTGAGGCAGGCCCCGCCAGTgtggttttacagatgagaaagtggGGTGCGGAGAATGAAGCCATTCTCAGgagcctgggtttgagtcccagctctgacTTTTGGCAACTTGGTGgctgtctctgaacctctgtttCCCTGTGGGGAGGAGTGAGCTGCTGTCTAGGACGGGGGCAACCAAGGATTGGGGTCTCACTAGGGGACAGAGACAAGCCCTCCAGACTTTTGCTCTGACAAGGGAGTGGGGGAGCAAAGCAGATGATCCCCAGGGTATCCCCCAGTCCTGGTGGAAGTTGCTGTCCTGGGGCATGTGACTGACTTGTACCCCTCTTCTGCCTCTGGGGCCATGGGTGGGGACCACAGCAGACATGGCCTCTGCCATCATGCAGCTTATAGTCTGGTGGTGGAGGAAGAAAT is a window of Phyllostomus discolor isolate MPI-MPIP mPhyDis1 chromosome 8, mPhyDis1.pri.v3, whole genome shotgun sequence DNA encoding:
- the LOC114503126 gene encoding neutrophil elastase-like, producing the protein MAQSCRPFGPALAFILLTLMLGGSMLASKIVGGRRARPHAWPFMVSLQRRGNHFCGGTLVAQNFVMSAAHCVNSRDFQTVQVVLGAHNLGRSEPTRQVFRVQQVFENGFDRQRLLNDIVILQLNGSATINANVQVARLPEQGQGVESGVRCVAMGWGKLGMNRPAARVLQELNVTVVSFLCRPTNVCTLVQRRRAGICFGDSGGPLICNGLIHGIDSFIRGGCGSGYFPDSFAAVAQYADWINSIIRRHDAHPQLHPRDPESRTF